GCCTGGCCCAGGGAGAAGCCATGCTGGTGGAGGTATAAGCTTAAAGCCGAGGAAAGGGGGAAAACACCTTGTCAATCAAAACTATTGCCGTTTTGGGAGCGGGGTTAATGGGCAGCGGTATTGCCCAGGTAGCCGCGCAAAATGGATTTCAGGTGCATCTTGTAGATTTGACCTTCGAGTTGATTGAGAAGGGACTGCACAGGGCTCGCCGAAGTTTGCAGCGTTTGGAAAAGGCGGGAAAGATTCCTGCGGGAAGTACGGAGACCGTTCTCAGCCGTATCCAGGGATTCATTGATTTGGAGGCAGCGGCTGAAGATGCAGACCTGGTTATTGAAGCGGTGCCGGAGAACCTGGAACTGAAGAAAAACATCTTCCGGCGTTTGGATGTGGTATGCCGTCCAGAGGTGATCCTGGCGACGAACACTTCGGAGCTGAGTATTACGGCGATTGGAGCGGCCACCCAGCGTCCTGATAAAGTTATCGGTATGCACTGGTTTAATCCACCGCCCGTCATGCGATTGATAGAAATCGTAATAGGACGAAACACATCACCGGAGACAGTTGCTACTATAGAAGATATTTCTCAACGGTTGGGTAAGGAAACGGTTAGGGTGAAGGATGCCCAGGGATTCGTTACGAGTCGTGTCCTGGCGGCTCATATGATTGAGTGTATGAGAGTTTTGGAGGAAGGGGTGGCTTCGATAGAGGATATTGATAAGGCGGTTAAGTTGGGCCTGAATTATCCCATGGGTCCTTTTGAACTGGCAGACTACGTCGGTCTCGATACCATGCTCTTTGTAGCTGAAAATCTTACCGAGGCTTACGGTGACCGCTTCCGGCCCCCGCAGGTTTTGCGCAAACTGGTCGAGGCGGGTCATCTTGGGGTGAAAAGTGGTAAGGGCTTTTATGATTATACGAAAAACTAGAAAATAATCCGCTAAAAAACGGCTGCCTCCCGGAATAGCCAGGAAGGGGCGGCTCCTGGCTCCGGGAGTGCAGCCGTTTTTCATTCAATTAAGCCTGTATACCATTTCTTTGTCTGGATTCGAGCATTTCAAGAAAAGCTTCCAGGCGGCTTTCCACCTGACTCGGGGTAAAGGCACGTGGGTCACAATGATCACTGTGAATTCTCAAAACAGGGAGATTTAGTTCTTTGTGTATTTGATTGGCCAGGTGATATGTACCGGTACTCAGAACAATACAGCTTCGAATGACGTGGTTAACATACCCGTCGATTTGAAAATTCCTAATCATTTGAGAAACCAGTTTAACGCGGGTAGGTCCGTCGATATTAAAA
This genomic interval from Calderihabitans maritimus contains the following:
- a CDS encoding 3-hydroxyacyl-CoA dehydrogenase family protein, with protein sequence MKTIAVLGAGLMGSGIAQVAAQNGFQVHLVDLTFELIEKGLHRARRSLQRLEKAGKIPAGSTETVLSRIQGFIDLEAAAEDADLVIEAVPENLELKKNIFRRLDVVCRPEVILATNTSELSITAIGAATQRPDKVIGMHWFNPPPVMRLIEIVIGRNTSPETVATIEDISQRLGKETVRVKDAQGFVTSRVLAAHMIECMRVLEEGVASIEDIDKAVKLGLNYPMGPFELADYVGLDTMLFVAENLTEAYGDRFRPPQVLRKLVEAGHLGVKSGKGFYDYTKN